The Phycisphaeraceae bacterium genome window below encodes:
- a CDS encoding glycosyltransferase family 4 protein, protein MTDRPLRILHLTAGSDAGGLSRYIYDLCTAMKAQGHDLTVAGERGAWHSLFEAAPFPWIELPLKRGPISLWKSAAVLERYCIDHQIDLIHAHYRRTTLVSKILKRRLGLPVLFTLHVTGISLRGVNRLLSNFGDVTHAASSEAKRWLIDEARVPESQIVVIPHGIDPAKFPLSLPDDQLAARRELGLSAEKLVASFIGRFDYPKNEEWMIDLAEASRHVIPALHVVLIGEGPHEPALRQRIKREGLEDRVTILPYGDPRGVYRASDAILLTSGAEGFSFVNTEAMSTGRPVLRTRTAGTSEQIIEGVTGCSVEINREAFISASLRFLAQGREKLRQMGRAGADLVRQRFTFDRQLSHTLDLYRSMLVK, encoded by the coding sequence ATGACCGATCGTCCCCTCCGAATTCTTCATCTGACCGCCGGCTCGGACGCCGGAGGACTTAGCCGTTACATCTACGACCTGTGTACGGCGATGAAGGCTCAGGGACACGACCTGACCGTCGCCGGTGAACGCGGGGCGTGGCATTCGCTCTTTGAAGCTGCGCCATTTCCATGGATCGAACTGCCGCTCAAACGCGGCCCGATCTCGCTCTGGAAAAGCGCAGCCGTTCTCGAACGCTACTGCATCGATCATCAAATCGATCTCATCCACGCCCATTACCGGAGAACGACGCTCGTCTCTAAAATCCTTAAACGCAGGCTCGGCCTGCCGGTGCTATTCACCCTTCATGTGACAGGGATTTCGCTGCGAGGCGTCAATCGGCTGCTTTCAAATTTCGGTGACGTGACCCATGCAGCGTCATCCGAGGCGAAGCGATGGCTGATCGACGAAGCTCGAGTGCCTGAATCGCAGATCGTCGTAATCCCCCACGGCATCGATCCCGCAAAATTCCCCTTGTCGTTGCCTGACGATCAACTGGCAGCGAGACGCGAGCTGGGTTTATCCGCGGAAAAACTTGTCGCCAGTTTCATAGGACGGTTTGACTATCCAAAAAATGAGGAGTGGATGATCGATCTTGCCGAAGCTTCTCGGCATGTCATACCTGCTCTGCATGTGGTGTTGATTGGTGAAGGCCCGCACGAACCTGCGCTGCGACAACGCATCAAGCGAGAGGGTTTGGAAGATCGCGTGACGATTCTGCCCTACGGCGATCCGCGCGGCGTCTATCGCGCTTCGGATGCGATTCTGCTCACATCCGGGGCTGAAGGTTTTTCATTCGTCAACACTGAGGCTATGTCCACTGGCCGGCCAGTCCTCCGCACCCGCACAGCCGGTACAAGCGAGCAAATCATTGAAGGTGTTACCGGCTGTTCCGTGGAGATTAACCGTGAGGCGTTCATCAGCGCGAGTCTGCGTTTTCTGGCTCAAGGTCGTGAAAAATTACGGCAAATGGGACGTGCCGGTGCGGACCTGGTACGACAGCGGTTCACCTTTGATCGTCAACTCAGCCATACGCTCGATCTTTATCGCTCAATGCTGGTGAAATGA
- a CDS encoding SGNH/GDSL hydrolase family protein — MKSTPSGKSSPPIVFDIKPYVRHDPLIGYRYIPLAEETLPRPGGGHYTIRINAQGIRSDREYTPQKPPGIFRVVVCGDSFAAGQYVSNNQRFSELLERRIPNLEVINIALEGTGTDQQLLLFEEFARSYEFDLVLLFPFLQNISRNLADSRTAYDPKTHQEILRPKPRFELVNGKLELRNVPVTDQPILLSTADERTLRNSDRNQSLQARIKAFLQKSAAGRSLKRFANLFFDVEPFPEYRNSSTPAWQLMAAIIRRFKESAGDKPLVIVPVFYSRYLRQRTATNYLDRFRSLTQIPGIHVIDMLPYFRRLGEDGWRAFLDPYDCHYSPQGNLVVADILQAELSQLKLLP, encoded by the coding sequence ATGAAATCTACACCCTCTGGTAAGTCTTCCCCGCCGATCGTTTTCGATATCAAGCCCTACGTCCGACACGATCCGCTGATCGGATACCGATACATTCCACTGGCGGAAGAAACATTACCGCGCCCAGGCGGTGGTCATTACACCATCCGCATCAACGCGCAGGGGATCCGCAGTGACCGCGAGTACACACCGCAAAAACCGCCGGGAATCTTTCGTGTCGTGGTATGCGGTGATTCTTTCGCAGCGGGTCAATACGTGTCGAATAACCAACGGTTCTCTGAGCTGCTTGAACGCCGCATACCAAATCTTGAGGTAATCAACATCGCGCTAGAGGGAACAGGTACGGATCAGCAACTGCTGCTGTTTGAAGAATTCGCGCGATCATATGAGTTTGATCTCGTGCTTCTCTTCCCTTTTCTGCAGAACATTTCGCGAAATCTCGCCGACAGCCGTACGGCGTATGACCCGAAAACCCACCAGGAAATATTGCGTCCGAAACCAAGATTCGAACTGGTCAACGGGAAACTCGAGCTTCGTAATGTTCCGGTGACGGATCAACCCATACTGTTAAGTACCGCAGATGAACGCACTCTGCGGAATTCTGATCGTAATCAATCGTTACAGGCGCGCATCAAAGCGTTTCTGCAAAAGTCTGCTGCCGGCCGGTCCCTCAAGCGATTTGCCAATCTTTTCTTTGATGTCGAACCATTTCCCGAATATCGCAATTCCTCGACACCCGCATGGCAGCTAATGGCTGCGATTATTCGGCGATTCAAAGAGTCTGCTGGTGACAAGCCGCTTGTCATCGTACCCGTGTTTTACAGCCGCTATCTCCGACAACGGACTGCTACTAATTATCTTGATCGCTTTCGCAGCTTGACCCAGATCCCAGGAATTCATGTCATTGACATGCTGCCATACTTTCGACGTCTCGGTGAGGACGGTTGGCGTGCTTTCCTTGATCCTTACGACTGCCACTATTCTCCTCAGGGAAACCTTGTGGTCGCCGACATACTGCAAGCGGAGCTTTCACAGCTCAAGCTGCTCCCCTGA
- a CDS encoding carbamoyltransferase — translation MSTRILGISAFYHDSAAALVVDGKVVAAAQEERFTRKKHDHQFPHRAVEYCLREAGISPADLDYVGFYDKPRAKFDRLIETYAAFAPRGFRSYMQALPIWIKTKLHLPLEIDRALGNQYRGRYVFSDHHESHAASAFFPSPFDDAAIMTLDGVGEWSTTTLGHGKGNKISLTHEIRFPHSLGLLYSAFTYYTGFRVNSGEYKVMGLAPYGKPTFKDLILQHLIHVKDDGSFWMDMSYFNYCQGVTMTSEKFHRLFGSPPRKPESQVTQREMDLAASVQVVCEEVMVRAARFLRKTTGSKNLVMAGGVALNCVGNGKILREGIFDNIWIQPASGDAGGALGVALLIWHHLLSQPRKPEPGDSQAGSLLGPAVNDIETRAFLDQQGARYHVFDNENELLDRVANLIASDKVVGWVQGRMEFGPRALGGRSILGDARSTKMQQVMNLKIKFRESFRPFAPSVLSEKASEYFELSPQVESPYMLLVAPVRQEKRTPESADAMRNLTGIDMLNVKRSEIPAITHVDYSARVQTVREDANGRYYRLIKKFHNQTGCPVIINTSFNIRGEPIVCTPQDAYRCFLGTFMDVLVLENTLLLKDEQPNVKEFDSEAYKAQFSLD, via the coding sequence TTGTCAACGCGAATACTAGGAATCTCGGCCTTTTATCACGATTCGGCGGCGGCGCTGGTGGTGGACGGCAAAGTGGTGGCGGCGGCCCAGGAAGAGCGTTTCACCCGAAAAAAACACGACCATCAATTTCCACACCGTGCGGTCGAGTATTGCCTGCGCGAGGCGGGTATCTCCCCCGCTGACCTCGATTACGTTGGCTTCTATGACAAGCCTCGCGCCAAGTTTGACCGGCTCATCGAAACATACGCAGCTTTCGCGCCGCGGGGATTTCGTTCCTACATGCAGGCGTTGCCGATCTGGATCAAGACCAAGCTGCACCTGCCGCTTGAGATCGATCGCGCATTAGGGAACCAGTACCGCGGCCGATATGTATTCAGCGACCATCACGAATCGCATGCCGCCAGTGCGTTTTTTCCCTCACCGTTCGACGATGCGGCCATCATGACGCTCGATGGCGTCGGTGAATGGTCCACCACGACGCTCGGTCACGGCAAGGGCAACAAGATTTCGCTTACACACGAGATCCGGTTCCCGCATTCATTGGGATTACTTTACTCAGCATTTACCTACTACACCGGATTTCGCGTCAATTCGGGCGAATACAAGGTGATGGGCCTCGCCCCCTACGGCAAACCGACGTTCAAAGATTTGATCCTCCAGCATCTGATTCACGTCAAGGACGACGGATCGTTCTGGATGGACATGTCCTACTTCAACTATTGCCAGGGCGTGACGATGACCAGTGAAAAGTTTCACCGGTTATTCGGCTCGCCGCCACGCAAACCCGAATCACAAGTCACACAGCGCGAAATGGACCTTGCGGCCTCTGTGCAGGTCGTTTGCGAAGAGGTAATGGTCCGAGCAGCACGGTTTCTACGGAAAACCACCGGATCAAAAAACCTCGTCATGGCCGGCGGCGTCGCGCTCAACTGCGTCGGTAACGGGAAAATTCTCCGCGAAGGAATCTTTGACAATATCTGGATTCAACCGGCATCGGGAGATGCCGGCGGCGCACTGGGTGTTGCTCTACTGATCTGGCATCACCTTCTCTCTCAGCCGCGTAAGCCGGAGCCGGGTGACTCGCAGGCCGGCTCTCTACTGGGGCCAGCCGTCAACGACATCGAAACACGCGCCTTTCTCGATCAGCAAGGCGCCCGATACCACGTATTCGACAATGAGAATGAACTCCTCGACCGGGTGGCAAATCTCATTGCCAGCGATAAGGTGGTCGGCTGGGTTCAGGGGAGGATGGAGTTCGGGCCGCGAGCCTTGGGTGGGCGCTCGATCCTCGGCGATGCACGCTCCACGAAAATGCAACAGGTGATGAACCTGAAAATTAAGTTCCGCGAGTCATTTCGACCTTTCGCGCCTTCCGTGTTGAGCGAAAAAGCTTCGGAATATTTTGAGCTGTCACCACAGGTCGAAAGTCCCTACATGTTGCTCGTGGCTCCCGTCCGTCAGGAAAAACGGACTCCGGAAAGTGCGGACGCGATGCGCAACCTGACAGGCATCGACATGCTGAACGTCAAACGATCTGAGATTCCCGCCATCACCCATGTTGACTACTCCGCCCGTGTGCAGACCGTGCGTGAGGACGCCAACGGCCGGTATTACCGTCTTATCAAAAAGTTCCATAACCAAACGGGTTGTCCGGTCATCATCAACACGAGTTTCAACATCCGCGGTGAGCCGATCGTCTGCACACCACAGGATGCGTATCGTTGTTTTCTCGGTACGTTCATGGACGTACTTGTTTTGGAGAATACGCTGTTACTCAAGGACGAGCAGCCGAACGTGAAGGAGTTCGACAGCGAGGCGTACAAAGCACAGTTTTCGCTGGATTGA
- a CDS encoding NAD-dependent epimerase/dehydratase family protein, with the protein MNTLMVTGSSGLIGSEVVGYFSDQGWKVHGIDNNLRADFFGPQGDTRWNQKRLQAAHRNFHHHELDIRDRPAVLRCLAELKPDMVVHTAAQPSHDLAATRPYDDFDVNAVGTLNLIEAVRRHRPDAVFCHMSTNKVYGDKPNEIKLKELPTRWDYDDPKYANGIAEDFSIDQSKHSLFGASKVAGDILVQEYGRYFNMNTCCLRGGCLTGPNHSGVELHGFLSYLIKCNLEGRLYKVFGYKGKQVRDNIHSLDVARFMHEFWQNPRSGAVYNLGGGRSNSCSILEAFDKIAALSGKKMQYEYVDKNREGDHICYISDLRKMRVDYPKWNITKSLDDIFREIYEAWLTR; encoded by the coding sequence ATGAATACGCTAATGGTGACCGGCTCCTCCGGTCTGATCGGTTCGGAAGTCGTCGGATATTTCAGCGATCAGGGCTGGAAGGTCCACGGCATCGATAACAACCTGCGAGCCGACTTCTTCGGCCCGCAGGGCGATACTCGCTGGAATCAAAAACGGCTACAGGCAGCTCATCGGAACTTTCACCATCACGAGCTTGATATCCGCGACCGACCCGCGGTGCTCCGATGCCTCGCAGAACTCAAGCCGGACATGGTCGTGCATACGGCTGCGCAGCCGAGTCACGATCTGGCGGCAACCAGGCCGTACGACGATTTTGATGTCAATGCGGTAGGTACGCTCAACCTCATCGAAGCTGTCCGTCGGCACCGACCTGATGCGGTGTTCTGCCACATGAGCACCAATAAGGTGTACGGAGACAAACCCAACGAGATCAAGCTCAAAGAGCTGCCTACCCGCTGGGATTACGATGACCCGAAGTACGCCAACGGTATCGCGGAAGACTTTTCCATTGACCAATCGAAACACAGCCTCTTTGGTGCCTCGAAGGTGGCGGGTGACATACTGGTGCAGGAATATGGCCGATATTTCAATATGAACACCTGCTGCCTGCGCGGCGGTTGTCTGACCGGGCCTAACCATAGCGGCGTCGAACTGCACGGTTTTCTTTCCTACCTCATCAAGTGCAACCTTGAGGGCAGGCTCTATAAAGTTTTCGGTTACAAGGGAAAGCAGGTTCGAGACAACATTCACTCGCTCGATGTAGCGCGATTTATGCACGAGTTCTGGCAAAACCCGCGCAGCGGCGCGGTTTATAACCTCGGCGGCGGGCGCAGTAATTCGTGCTCCATCCTTGAGGCATTCGACAAAATAGCGGCACTTTCCGGTAAAAAAATGCAGTACGAATATGTCGATAAAAATCGCGAAGGCGACCATATCTGCTACATCAGCGATCTGCGAAAAATGAGGGTTGATTATCCGAAGTGGAACATCACCAAGAGCCTTGATGACATCTTTCGAGAAATCTATGAAGCCTGGCTAACCCGCTAG
- a CDS encoding glycosyltransferase family 4 protein, whose translation MVDQADAARVHYEITTAEVRRWPGWQEVPPVVPDFYFDRLSAEWRLATRVLVNSEWSRDALVRQQVPIKKIVVVPLAWEGHAVAPREPRANHPLTVLWVGNVNLTKGIQYLIEAAKLLCETDIRFVVAGRLGISKDAINTAPANITFLGAVSRDRVGDLYRDADVFVLPTLSDGFALTQLEAMSYGVPVITTPNCGRVVSHEVDGLIIPAANGQALAQAIARLDSDRSLLNDMVRRAPSKCAEFSLANYASRVEAAAAEARNS comes from the coding sequence ATGGTTGATCAAGCCGATGCCGCCCGGGTGCATTACGAGATCACCACGGCGGAAGTGCGTCGCTGGCCAGGATGGCAGGAAGTGCCGCCTGTGGTTCCTGATTTTTATTTTGACCGTCTATCAGCTGAATGGCGTCTGGCTACGCGGGTGCTGGTGAACTCAGAATGGTCCCGCGACGCACTGGTTCGTCAGCAAGTACCCATCAAAAAAATTGTTGTAGTTCCCTTGGCGTGGGAAGGACATGCTGTCGCTCCGCGCGAACCACGAGCCAACCACCCGCTCACCGTACTCTGGGTGGGTAATGTCAACCTGACCAAAGGCATCCAATACCTCATCGAAGCGGCAAAGTTGTTGTGCGAGACGGACATCCGGTTCGTGGTAGCCGGACGACTTGGTATTTCCAAGGACGCCATCAACACAGCGCCGGCAAACATAACCTTTCTAGGCGCAGTAAGCCGGGATCGAGTGGGTGACCTTTATCGTGATGCTGACGTTTTCGTGTTACCCACCCTTTCAGACGGATTTGCTTTAACTCAACTTGAAGCGATGTCATATGGCGTACCGGTGATTACCACGCCGAATTGCGGCCGAGTGGTGTCACACGAAGTTGATGGACTGATTATTCCCGCCGCGAATGGTCAGGCACTGGCGCAGGCGATCGCAAGGCTGGATTCGGATCGATCCCTGTTGAACGATATGGTGCGCCGCGCACCGAGCAAGTGTGCTGAGTTTTCGCTCGCAAATTACGCATCTAGGGTCGAAGCTGCTGCCGCGGAAGCGCGAAACAGTTAG
- a CDS encoding LacI family DNA-binding transcriptional regulator, whose product MPATLKDIAKLTGLSVPSVCLILRGHGHKFRTESRQAVEEAARKLKYRPDMVMRRMGRAGARRDAIGFIMPEAIDPAPGSVEHLIDDSAQEYLIGVNERLLVHDQILVVAKPILNQGAANKPPRILLERFVDGIIIVESGLSESLKQHIADYELITVWLNTERHSDVDCVYPDEKYSGRVAAEHLQQLGHERIAFLIAQPATPLSGLTRPHAAQDRQSGYCEAMARVNRAPNIVDFTSDEQLRTWLRHLRDTRSSKDGPTGIVVGTFILAVRLIELMTQLGLRCPDDLSVIAASEVRVFRTVWPDMTYVTYDRREIAGWAVEMVLQKVTEEGKPQASRVYRGAVVEGKTTARLT is encoded by the coding sequence ATGCCAGCCACGCTCAAAGACATCGCCAAGCTCACCGGTCTGTCAGTCCCCAGTGTCTGCTTGATCCTCAGAGGCCACGGGCACAAGTTCCGCACCGAATCACGTCAGGCTGTCGAAGAAGCTGCTCGCAAACTCAAATATCGCCCGGATATGGTCATGCGTCGCATGGGCCGGGCCGGGGCGCGACGTGATGCCATCGGCTTTATCATGCCGGAAGCGATTGATCCTGCACCGGGCTCCGTTGAACACCTGATCGATGATTCCGCCCAGGAGTACCTGATCGGGGTCAATGAGCGACTGCTCGTGCATGACCAGATCCTCGTTGTCGCCAAACCAATTCTAAATCAAGGCGCCGCGAATAAACCCCCACGCATCCTTCTGGAACGCTTTGTGGACGGGATTATCATCGTGGAGTCCGGCCTGTCTGAATCGCTCAAACAGCACATTGCGGATTACGAGCTTATCACAGTCTGGCTGAATACCGAGCGTCACAGTGATGTGGATTGCGTCTATCCTGATGAAAAATACAGCGGCCGTGTAGCGGCTGAGCATTTACAGCAACTTGGCCACGAGCGCATTGCGTTCTTGATTGCGCAACCTGCGACACCGTTGAGCGGTCTCACACGTCCCCATGCTGCTCAGGACCGCCAGTCTGGCTATTGTGAGGCGATGGCGCGGGTAAATCGCGCACCAAATATCGTTGATTTCACCAGTGACGAACAACTCAGAACATGGCTGCGACATCTGCGCGACACGCGCAGCAGTAAGGACGGACCGACTGGCATCGTCGTCGGCACATTTATCCTCGCTGTCCGATTGATCGAGCTGATGACCCAGTTAGGGCTCCGATGTCCCGACGATCTGTCCGTGATCGCCGCCTCGGAGGTTCGTGTCTTTCGGACGGTTTGGCCGGACATGACCTATGTCACCTATGACCGACGCGAGATCGCCGGTTGGGCGGTGGAGATGGTGCTTCAGAAAGTCACGGAAGAAGGCAAACCACAGGCGTCACGTGTCTATCGCGGAGCTGTCGTCGAGGGAAAGACGACCGCACGACTAACCTGA
- a CDS encoding glycosyltransferase family 2 protein, with the protein MPFFSVIIPTYNREKLISATIDSIFAQSFHDFEVIVVDDGSTDRTLEVIGRYGDRVKVLRQQNGGPGAARNTGIKNARGEYVAFLDSDDLWFPWTLETYRQVIDDFKQPSYITGAPFIFSDEAAIQTVTRADLRTVAFPDYLASSKAWCWYSCSSFVIRRDVLQKVGGFTHEWVNAEDADLAMRIGEFPGFVNIKAPYLFAYREHAVSAIANIDKTYQGLDRMLRLERSGAYPGGTKRSRERTEIISRYLRPLTLELCRRGDFSRAWSLYRRMFIWNLRLGKFAYLMVFPLLSIRGLFRAPTADR; encoded by the coding sequence ATGCCCTTTTTCTCAGTCATCATCCCGACTTACAACCGTGAGAAGCTGATCTCCGCAACCATTGATTCCATTTTTGCGCAGAGTTTCCATGATTTTGAAGTCATCGTGGTCGATGACGGCTCCACCGATCGGACACTCGAAGTCATCGGCCGCTACGGTGATCGCGTGAAAGTGCTGCGCCAACAGAACGGCGGGCCAGGCGCAGCTCGAAATACGGGAATTAAAAATGCACGCGGCGAATATGTCGCTTTTCTCGATAGCGATGACCTGTGGTTTCCGTGGACACTCGAAACTTACCGACAAGTCATCGACGACTTCAAACAACCCAGCTACATCACCGGCGCACCATTTATCTTTTCCGATGAAGCAGCAATTCAAACCGTCACACGGGCAGACCTGCGCACCGTAGCTTTCCCCGATTACCTCGCGTCAAGCAAAGCCTGGTGCTGGTATAGCTGCTCGTCGTTCGTGATTCGTCGTGATGTATTACAAAAAGTGGGTGGCTTTACCCATGAGTGGGTTAACGCGGAAGACGCAGACCTGGCGATGCGGATCGGTGAGTTTCCGGGTTTTGTCAATATCAAGGCTCCCTATCTCTTTGCATACCGAGAGCATGCCGTCAGCGCGATAGCAAACATCGACAAAACCTATCAAGGCCTCGACCGAATGCTGCGGCTGGAGCGCAGCGGGGCTTATCCGGGTGGTACAAAGCGCAGCCGCGAACGAACTGAAATTATCTCTCGATATCTACGTCCACTGACACTCGAACTGTGCAGACGAGGAGATTTTTCCCGTGCGTGGTCTCTCTACCGACGGATGTTTATCTGGAACCTCCGTCTGGGGAAGTTCGCCTACTTGATGGTGTTCCCGCTGCTTTCAATACGCGGGCTCTTTCGAGCACCTACTGCTGACCGCTAA
- a CDS encoding glycosyltransferase family 2 protein: protein MVDAPVSAVLATVVITTKNRKEELRQAIRSALDQDVPIEVLVIDDGSTDGTSDMVKQEFPSVRLERAEVSRGLIVQRNHGAQLAAGPVIFSIDDDAVFTTPQIVRYTLSEFDHPRVGAVAIPFINVKQDQIVRQKAPNASEIYVSASYIGTAHAVRRDLFRQFGGYREYLFHQNEEADFSIRMLNAGYMVRVGNADPIHHFESPRRDNKRIIHYGRRNDVLYAWHNVPMPYLLPHMAMTTYRGVMFGLRKRRVMSDIVGLAKGYAACFHEFRNRLPVRAVVYRLSRELKRRGMVPMREVEERFPKVVSTKS, encoded by the coding sequence ATGGTAGATGCGCCCGTCAGTGCGGTCCTCGCCACCGTGGTGATCACCACCAAGAATCGAAAAGAAGAATTGCGTCAGGCGATCCGCTCCGCCCTTGATCAGGACGTACCGATCGAAGTGCTCGTGATTGATGATGGATCAACCGACGGGACCTCGGACATGGTGAAGCAGGAGTTTCCATCGGTTCGTCTGGAGAGGGCTGAAGTTTCACGCGGGCTCATCGTGCAGCGAAATCATGGTGCTCAGCTGGCTGCGGGGCCTGTCATTTTTTCCATCGACGATGACGCAGTATTTACAACTCCCCAGATCGTGCGCTACACACTTTCGGAATTCGATCATCCTCGCGTCGGAGCGGTTGCGATCCCTTTTATCAATGTGAAACAGGATCAAATCGTCCGACAGAAAGCACCGAATGCGAGTGAGATATATGTGTCAGCGTCATACATCGGCACAGCCCATGCCGTTCGACGTGATCTATTCCGACAATTCGGAGGTTATCGAGAATACCTGTTTCACCAGAATGAAGAGGCGGATTTCAGCATCCGTATGCTGAATGCGGGCTACATGGTGAGAGTTGGGAACGCGGACCCGATTCACCATTTTGAATCACCTCGCCGAGATAACAAGCGGATCATTCATTACGGCCGACGTAACGACGTGCTATACGCATGGCATAACGTTCCGATGCCTTATTTGCTGCCGCATATGGCTATGACCACTTACCGAGGTGTGATGTTCGGTCTCCGAAAGCGTCGCGTGATGTCAGATATCGTTGGTCTGGCTAAGGGCTACGCGGCCTGTTTTCACGAGTTTCGGAATCGTCTTCCTGTGCGTGCGGTTGTGTATCGACTCAGTCGCGAGTTAAAGCGTCGAGGGATGGTTCCAATGCGTGAGGTGGAAGAGAGATTTCCGAAGGTCGTAAGCACAAAGAGCTAA
- a CDS encoding alpha-L-fucosidase, with protein MLETIKTPGDTRWFVHDRFGLFIHWGTYALAARHEWVQNNESMPTEVYEKYFKHFDPDLYDPQLWAKAASGAGMKYFVITTKHHEGFALWDSKHSDFKATNTPAKRDLLRPMIEAFRAQNMKVGLYHSLIDWHHPHYVIDDRIGPYRAHADREKMNLNRDQNKYADFLHAQTRELLTQFGKIDILWFDFSYPPLAGAARTDFTKGKGREAWRSEELYKMIRELQPHVILDDRLDLPEGWDIKTPEQFQVRGWVMHEGRPVVWEACQTFSGSWGYHRDEESWKSLEQLIQMLIDTVSKGGNLLLNVGPTGRGEFDERALNRLTGMGEWMRRHSRSIYGCTQAPAEFRAPQDCRLTYNPDTKRMYVHVFAWPFVEIHLDGFKGKIEYAQLLNDASEVQVHNPPEWQTALVKDPEIASNTVALRLPVKKPNVTVPVIELFMK; from the coding sequence ATGCTGGAGACGATCAAGACCCCTGGCGATACCCGCTGGTTCGTCCATGACCGGTTCGGCCTGTTCATCCATTGGGGGACATACGCCCTGGCTGCTCGACATGAGTGGGTACAGAACAACGAGTCGATGCCCACTGAAGTTTATGAAAAGTACTTCAAGCACTTCGATCCCGATCTCTATGACCCGCAGCTCTGGGCAAAAGCCGCCAGCGGCGCGGGGATGAAGTATTTCGTCATCACGACCAAGCATCACGAAGGTTTTGCCCTCTGGGACAGCAAGCACTCGGATTTCAAAGCAACCAACACCCCCGCCAAGCGTGACCTTTTGCGCCCCATGATTGAAGCCTTCCGCGCGCAGAATATGAAGGTCGGTCTGTATCACTCGCTCATCGACTGGCACCATCCGCATTACGTCATCGACGATCGCATCGGTCCGTACCGCGCGCATGCTGATCGTGAAAAGATGAACCTGAACCGCGACCAGAACAAATACGCTGATTTCCTCCACGCACAGACGCGCGAGCTGCTCACGCAGTTTGGCAAGATCGACATCCTCTGGTTCGACTTCTCTTACCCGCCACTGGCAGGTGCCGCGAGGACTGACTTCACCAAAGGCAAGGGGCGAGAAGCCTGGCGGTCCGAGGAGCTTTACAAAATGATCCGCGAGCTTCAGCCGCATGTCATCCTTGATGACCGGCTTGATCTGCCCGAGGGCTGGGACATCAAGACCCCCGAGCAATTTCAGGTGCGTGGATGGGTCATGCACGAAGGCCGTCCCGTCGTGTGGGAAGCCTGCCAGACATTCAGCGGGTCATGGGGTTACCATCGGGATGAGGAATCGTGGAAAAGCCTCGAACAGCTTATTCAGATGCTCATTGATACGGTAAGCAAAGGAGGAAACCTTCTGCTTAACGTCGGCCCCACTGGTCGTGGGGAGTTCGATGAACGCGCACTCAACCGGCTCACCGGTATGGGTGAGTGGATGCGCCGACACAGCCGCAGCATCTACGGATGTACGCAGGCACCAGCCGAGTTTCGCGCCCCGCAGGATTGCCGACTTACCTACAATCCTGACACCAAGCGCATGTACGTTCACGTCTTTGCCTGGCCGTTCGTTGAGATTCACCTCGATGGCTTCAAGGGTAAAATTGAGTATGCACAGCTCTTGAATGACGCTTCCGAGGTTCAGGTCCATAATCCTCCTGAGTGGCAGACAGCCCTGGTCAAAGACCCCGAGATTGCCAGCAACACCGTCGCGTTGCGCCTGCCGGTGAAAAAGCCTAACGTGACCGTACCCGTGATCGAGTTGTTCATGAAGTGA